From the genome of Pelodiscus sinensis isolate JC-2024 chromosome 12, ASM4963464v1, whole genome shotgun sequence, one region includes:
- the RPGRIP1L gene encoding protein fantom isoform X5 — MSASADETAGDLPVRDVGLAGTGGLQESSAAQNVKARQAVSRISREELEDRFLRLHDENILLKQHAHKQEDKIKS; from the exons ATGTCTGCTTCAGCTGATGAAACTGCAGGAGACCTTCCTGTGAGGGATGTAGGTCTAGCGGGAACTGGAGGATTGCAAG AATCATCAGCTGCACAGAATGTGAAAGCTCGGCAAGCTGTCTCACGGATTAGTCGTGAGGAGCTAGAAGACCGTTTCCTGCGTTTGCATGATGAAAATATCTTACTTAAGCAACATGCACATAAGcaagaagataaaattaaaag ttGA